One segment of Salvelinus fontinalis isolate EN_2023a chromosome 12, ASM2944872v1, whole genome shotgun sequence DNA contains the following:
- the LOC129867393 gene encoding fatty-acid amide hydrolase 1-like gives MDNYKQLVFGAKPKWTVILTATACGASALVLLLKWFGHQQSWKKIQKAKVRREKSLQRAEHAVCQFNESHPETDTSLILSLSLAELSKQLKDGTLTPQAVFHSYMEKTLEVNRRLNCCTEVLLERWDQLEDIDSHKDGLLYGVPVSIKENIGYKGHDSTCGVICKLDLPATGDSVLVEVLKRQGAIPFVKTNVPQGLLNFDCGNPIYGLTLNPHNPQKTSGGSSGGEGALIGGGGSVLGIGSDIGGSIRIPSSFCGICGFKPTANRLSSRGASSCVRGQKSVLSSLGPMARDVDSLALCMHALLCDHMFILDPTVPPIPFNQQVYQSSKPLRIGYYENDGYAMPSPSMGRALRETKALLEKAGHTLVSFIPPRLNYAIHELVIRGHFGDGCTTLLSNLKGGPVDPCLRVQIIPYNLPRTVKKILSILLKPIFPRIAASLDSLRGFGSVQDLWRHHVDVEDYMHEVIAEWRRCELDVLLCPMVGPAYIHNYPGELTSTLTYTIIYNLLNFPAGVVPVSTVTAEDEEELRHYKGNYGDIWDKLYKKAVTGGVGLPVAVQCVALPWQDELCLRFMREVEMLVREDKT, from the exons ATGGATAACTATAAACAACTTGTGTTTGGAGCAAAGCCGAAATGGACAGTGATTCTGACAGCCACAGCATGCGGTGCAAGTGCCTTGGTCCTTTTGCTGAAATGGTTTGGACACCAACAGTCGTGGAAGAAAATTCAGAAAGCAAAAGTGCGAAGAGAAAAGTCGCTGCAACGAGCAGAGCATGCTGTCTGTCAGTTCAACGAGTCG CACCCTGAGACAGacacctctctcatcctctcactgTCCCTGGCTGAGCTGTCCAAACAACTGAAGGATGGAACACTAACTCCACAAGCTGTGTTCCACTCATACATGGAAAAG ACCTTGGAGGTGAATAGGAGACTGAACTGTTGCACTGAGGTCCTGCTGGAACGTTGGGATCAGCTGGAGGATATTGACTCTCACAAGGATGGTCTCCTTTATGGGGTCCCTGTCAGcatcaaggaaaatattggatacaAG GGTCATGACTCTACGTGTGGCGTAATCTGTAAATTGGACCTGCCCGCCACAGGGGACAGTGTGCTAGTTGAAGTGTTGAAGAGACAAGGCGCCATTCCCTTCGTCAAGACCAACGTGCCCCAAGGCCTGCTAAA CTTTGACTGTGGTAACCCTATCTATGGGCTGACTCTGAATCCCCACAACCCCCAGAAGACGTCAGGGGGCTCGTCGGGCGGGGAAGGGGCGCTGATCGGAGGAGGGGGCTCGGTTCTGGGCATAGGGTCTGACATCGGGGGCAGCATCCGTATCCCATCATCCTTCTGTGGGATCTGTGGCTTCAAGCCCACGGCCAACAGGCTGAG ttCGCGAGGTGCTAGCTCCTGTGTCCGGGGCCAAAAGTCAG TGCTGTCGTCCCTTGGGCCCATGGCAAGAGACGTCGACAGCCTGGCTCTCTGTATGCATGCTCTGCTCTGTGACCACATGTTCATCCTGGACCCCACGGTACCACCCATCCCATTCAACCAACAG gTATACCAGAGCTCCAAGCCCCTGAGGATTGGTTACTATGAGAACGACGGCTATGCCATGCCCTCTCCAAGCATGGGCCGAGCCCTGAGGGAGACCAAGGCGTTGCTGGAGAAAGCAGGGCACACA ttggtTTCCTTCATACCCCCAAGGCTGAACTATGCCATTCATGAGCTGGTTATCAGGGGTCATTTCGGCGACGGATGTACTACCTTGCTTAGCAACCT GAAAGGGGGTCCTGTCGACCCGTGTCTCAGGGTTCAGATTATCCCCTACAATCTGCCTCGCACTGTGAAGAAAATCCTCTCCATTCTCCTCAAGCCTATA TTTCCCCGCATCGCTGCCTCTCTGGATAGCCTGCGTGGATTTGG CTCTGTGCAAGACCTGTGGAGACATCACGTGGATGTGGAA GACTACATGCATGAGGTGATTGCAGAGTGGAGGAGGTGTGAGCTGGACGTGCTGCTGTGTCCCATGGTTGGTCCAGCCTACATCCATAACTACCCTGGCGAGCTTACCA gTACACTCACCTACACCATTATCTACAATCTCCTTAATTTCCCTGCTGGGGTGGTTCCTGTCTCCACGGTTACAGCAGAGGATGAGGAAGAACTCAGGCACTACAAGGGAAACTATGGGGACATCTGGGACAAGCTCTACAAAAAG GCAGTGACTGGTGGAGTGGGGCTTCCTGTGGCCGTCCAGTGTGTGGCCCTGCCCTGGCAGGATGAGCTCTGTCTGCGATTCATGAGAGAGGTCGAGATGCTGGTCAGAGAGGATAAGACATGA